From Camelina sativa cultivar DH55 chromosome 20, Cs, whole genome shotgun sequence, the proteins below share one genomic window:
- the LOC104771605 gene encoding phospho-2-dehydro-3-deoxyheptonate aldolase 2, chloroplastic-like: protein MVPSELVKLIEILNPQNKPGRITVIVRMGAENMRVKLPHLIRAVRGAGQIVTWVSDPMHGNTIMAPSGLKTRSFDAIRAELRAFFDVHDHEGSFPGGVHLEMTGQNVTECVGGSRTITYKDLSSRYNTHGDPRLNASQSLELEFIIAERLRKRRLYTKSC, encoded by the exons ATGGTCCCTAGTGAACTGGTTAAGCTGATAGAGATACTAAACCCTCAGAACAAGCCTGGAAGGATTACAGTTATAGTGAGAATGGGAGCTGAGAATATGCGTGTTAAGCTTCCTCACTTGATCAGAGCAGTACGTGGAGCTGGTCAGATTGTGACTTGGGTTAGTGATCCAATGCACGGAAACACAATCATGGCTCCAAGTGGGCTAAAAACTCGTTCTTTCGATGCAATCAGG GCTGAATTGAGAGCATTCTTTGACGTGCATGATCATGAAGGGAGCTTCCCTGGTGGAGTTCATTTAGAAATGACGGGACAAAACGTGACAGAATGTGTCGGAGGGTCACGCACCATCACTTACAAGGACCTAAGCTCACGTTACAACACTCACGGTGACCCAAGGCTCAACGCTTCTCAGTCTCTTGAGCTTGAGTTCATCATTGCAGAGCGTCTGCGAAAAAGAAGGCTCTATACTAAAAGTTGCTAA
- the LOC104771606 gene encoding zingipain-2-like yields MVLVVFKFVVLIMFTMDLRISQATSRITLHEPSIVDYHQQWMLKFSRVYDDEFEKQRRLEVFSKNLKFIENFNNMGNQSYELGVNEFTDWTEEEFLATHTGLRDVNVTSPSEVVDETMSSWNWNVSDVISTSKDWRKEGAVTPVKSQGGCGGCWAFSSIAAVEGLTKIAQRNLVSLSEQQLLDCAREHNQGCKGGTEVEAYNYIIKNRGIASENEYPFHGKEGQCQTKARPAAVIRGLRYVPSNNERALLQAVSGQPVSVAIAGTGFFHYKGGVYNARNCGISVNHAVTLVGYGTSPEGIKYWLAKNSWGKTWGENGYIRLRRDVEWPQGMCGLAQYASYPVA; encoded by the exons ATGGTTTTAGTAGTGTTTAAGTTCGTGGTACTAATCATGTTTACCATGGATCTAAGGATCTCTCAAGCTACATCTCGTATCACTTTGCACGAGCCATCCATTGTTGATTACCACCAGCAATGGATGCTTAAATTTTCTCGAGTTTATGATGATGAATTCGAGAAACAAAGGAGGCTTGAAGTGTTcagtaaaaacttaaaattcatcGAAAACTTCAACAACATGGGAAATCAAAGCTACGAGCTTGGTGTCAATGAGTTCACGGATTGGACCGAAGAGGAGTTCCTTGCCACCCACACCGGTCTTAGGGACGTTAATGTAACTTCACCATCTGAAGTGGTTGATGAGACGATGTCATCTTGGAATTGGAACGTCAGTGATGTCATCAGCACAAGCAAAGACTGGAGAAAGGAAGGAGCTGTGACACCGGTTAAATCCCAAGGAGGATGTG GAGGTTGTTGGGCGTTCTCATCGATTGCAGCGGTGGAAGGTCTGACAAAGATTGCCCAAAGAAACCTTGTATCACTGTCCGAACAGCAACTTCTAGATTGCGCCAGAGAGCATAACCAGGGTTGCAAGGGCGGAACAGAAGTAGAAGCTTAcaattacataataaaaaaccGAGGCATTGCTTCAGAAAATGAATACCCTTTCCATGGGAAAGAGGGCCAGTGCCAGACCAAAGCTAGACCCGCCGCAGTAATCAGAGGGTTGAGATACGTTCCAAGCAACAACGAACGTGCGTTACTCCAAGCCGTATCAGGACAGCCTGTCTCAGTGGCCATTGCCGGGACTGGTTTCTTTCATTACAAAGGGGGAGTGTACAATGCGCGCAACTGTGGTATTAGCGTGAATCATGCAGTGACGTTAGTTGGGTACGGCACGAGCCCAGAAGGGATCAAGTACTGGTTGGCTAAGAACTCTTGGGGTAAGACTTGGGGAGAGAATGGTTACATTAGGCTTCGTAGAGATGTTGAGTGGCCTCAAGGCATGTGTGGTTTAGCTCAGTATGCTTCTTATCCGGTTGCGTAA